The sequence below is a genomic window from Candidatus Palauibacter scopulicola.
CGCTCTTCCCGCGCATCGCCACGTTCCTCCCGAACGCGATGTACGGATGAGGGTCCACGGATGAGAGTCCACGGATGAGCGCGGCCGACGGTCTCCGATACGAGGTGGAGGACCGGGTTCCGGGGCCGGTCGCCCTGGGGCTCGGCCTGCAGCTCGCCGCGATGGGGATCAACGGGGCCGTGCTGATCCCGACGATCGTGTTCCAGGCGGGGGGCGCCGACGAACTCGTGCTGTGGGCGGTGTTCGCCTCCGTCCTCGCGTGCAGCGTCGCCACCATCCTCCAGGGCCGGCGCGTGGGGCGGATCGGAGCGGGGTACGCGCTGCCGCACGTCAGTTCGGCGATCTTCATCGGCGTGTGCGCGGAGGCGCTGATCCAGGGAGGACCGGGGCTGCTCGCCACGCTGGTCGTCCTCTCGGCGCTCGCGCAGGCGGCGTTTTCCGCGCGGCTCTCGCTGCTGCACCGGGTGCTGACGCCCGTCATCACGGGGACGGTGGTCATGCTCCTTCCCGTCACGGTGATGCCGATCCTCTTCGGCATGCTCAACGAGTTGCCGCCGGGAGCCCCCGTGCCGGCCGGGCCGCTGAGCGCCGCCGTGACGATCGTCGCCACCCTCGGGATCGCGCTCCGGACGAGAGGGACGCTCCGCCTCTGGGCCCCCGCCATCGGCATCCTCGCCGGCTCCGTGACCGGGGCGGCCTTCGGCATCTACGACACCGGCCTCGTGGCCGACGCCGACTGGATCGGCTTCCCGGTCGGCGGGCCGCCCGCGCTGGACGTCGGCTTCGGCCCCGCGTTCTGGGGATTGCTGCCCGCGTTCCTGTTCGTGGCGCTCGTCGGCACGACCAAGTCGGTCGCCGTCGCGGTCGCCGCCCAGCGCCTGTCGTGGCGCCGGCCGCGGGCGGTCGATTATCGCGCCGTGCAGCGTGCCGTGGCCGCGAAGGGCGCCGGGAACCTGCTCGCGGGCCTGGCGGGAACGATGCCGAACACGCTCAACGTGAACGCCGTGGCCGCCATCGAGGTCACGGGCGTCGCGGCGCGCCGGGTCGGCGTCGCGGCCGGACTCGTCTTCCTCGTCCTCGCCTTCGTCCCCAAGGCGCTCGCCCTCATTCTCGCCATTCCCGGAGCCGTCGTGGCCGCCGCCATGGCCGTGATCATGGCCACGCTGTTCACGGTCGGGATGCGCGAGGTCGCGCGGAGCATCGGGTCGAACCCCCGCAAC
It includes:
- a CDS encoding solute carrier family 23 protein, giving the protein MSAADGLRYEVEDRVPGPVALGLGLQLAAMGINGAVLIPTIVFQAGGADELVLWAVFASVLACSVATILQGRRVGRIGAGYALPHVSSAIFIGVCAEALIQGGPGLLATLVVLSALAQAAFSARLSLLHRVLTPVITGTVVMLLPVTVMPILFGMLNELPPGAPVPAGPLSAAVTIVATLGIALRTRGTLRLWAPAIGILAGSVTGAAFGIYDTGLVADADWIGFPVGGPPALDVGFGPAFWGLLPAFLFVALVGTTKSVAVAVAAQRLSWRRPRAVDYRAVQRAVAAKGAGNLLAGLAGTMPNTLNVNAVAAIEVTGVAARRVGVAAGLVFLVLAFVPKALALILAIPGAVVAAAMAVIMATLFTVGMREVARSIGSNPRNGIIAGVSFWTGVACEFDMIFPAFFAEFAGGLLSSGLTTGGLVALLLTGLTARRKRRLRGTLDMAELPRIREFIQAFSARHGLAPVLDRLEAASEEALLTLLESREAAAAKEADGADETEGTPDDGRRELLLTASVEDDEAVLEFRVGAEDSDDLNLQDRLAWLEADTPAADVEQEISLRLLRHLASSVRHRQFHDVDILTLRVSAVPERESRQ